The sequence ttactcattactattttcattattattattattattattattttaaattccatatttaaataactcttcaaaattccgatttccaaatttaatttccaatttccaaaattccaattttcacatttatttatttactcattattattttctttattattattattattattattattattattattatttatttcttaaaatttcatctttaaataattctacAAAATTCTGATtcccaaattcaattttcaatttccaaaattccaattttcacatttatttatttaatcattattatttttgttattatttatttatttatttatacatttatttttaaaatttcatctttaaataattctttaaaattccgatttctataTTCAAcatccaatttccaaaattctaattttcacatttatttatttaataataattatttccgttattattattattattttatttatttatttatttatttgtttatttattcatttatttttgaaattccatctttgaataattcttcaaaattccagtttatttatttaatcattattattttcattattatcattattctatttatttattcttaaaaatttcatctttaaataattttcaaaactctaatttctttcaaaatttaatttctaacattctaattcttaaatttaattttcaaaattccaattatcaaataattttcaaaattccaatttctttcaaatttaatttccaaaatttcaattcttaaatttaattttcaaataattttcgagacttcaattttcaaataaatttcaaaactccagttttctttcaaatagttttaattccacttcatttttcaaatatttttttaattcatgaattttcttcgattttcaaataatctttcgttttccttgattttttttaataagcatgaatgaatttttcataattccaaaataatggaatttgtgatattaattcatgcaaaataaattgggttttaaTGGGGGGCCCTATAAATGAGTTTCCTTTTCTGATTGTCATTTGTTATGCTTAATGagtattgtttgatttttgtcttactctttgatatgcatgtgatgattttatacttgagctaaccttatttctatgatagcgcactattaaTTGCTACTAAGGTATGATCTCATTCCCACTTCGTTTATTCTGATGCATGATTCGCtttattgtttgattatttcactggtatccattgatttcctcatcaattgccacatttgtttcaccttatttagtaaaaactcgtttttagggacttagaaggatGTTACgatttttaccgtaccttcccaataagtaacctgacccccaaacccCATATTTGGTTTCTTACAGACTGTCTTTTCCAAACAAGGAATTacacttagagttttttttcttattttgtttactctttaaaaataaaataaaaataagtggcaactcaagtcattttctaaacaataaatcatttttcaaataaaaagcgagttcgcCAACAAATGGAAGcacatgagccgaaatgcgaggtccacaataataatatttgatgatgtctaatttgcaagttagaacaaacaaaaaatactaatattttatgaggtgtttaaaaattatttaatatatacgagaaataatataagtttgaaataaataataatatttattatatattatgtaagtttccaatgtacttaaaaaatatttattatatattatgtaagtttgaaaaaaagaataatattttacgAGGTATTTAAGAGttatttacttgaaaaatgcgtttaataataatcatttttagcCATTTATCTTTCATCTTCAATTTGATGGAGAAAAATGATTAAGAAATTATTCAACTTAGTCCCACtaataaataggtgagagaatggtgaaatagctaaaaaaaaaagaatgaaaaatatgggATGACCGGTTAActttttcatttaatagtcaAGGATATTtaagggattttttaaaaacaatatcttCTAGTTTTACTATTTCATTggtttttaagtttaattattaGTGATAGAAGTATCTTACCTCATTTACCAAGTCTAAGGGGGTGAAAACACAATTTTACCTTTCTATTTGGCATTTGCTCTTCGAGTACTTTGGTGAAATCATTGAAGTATGGTAGTTTTTACAAGTAAATGGCACTCAACAGTAAAAATTAATAGGCGGTAGATATACGGCATCTTCCTTAATAAAGAGCGGCACTAGGCTGATTTGCGTGGCCAAGATCCACCGTTCCTCAGCTTCTTACGACGATGGAGTTGCCTGATTTTGTTCTGATGGCAGCTAGTATCGTAGGCTTCATTGCTATCTGTAAACCCCTCGTCGGTCTTGTGAAATGGGTGTGGGCGATGTTCTTAAGGCCTCCAAAGAATCTGAAAGAATATGGCTCGTGGGCTCTCGTCACTGGCTCCACTGATGGGATAGGCAAAGCCATGGCGTTTGAATTGGCATCAAAGGGTCTTAGCTTGGTGCTAGTGGGTCGAAACCCTTCTAAACTCAAAGCTGTGTCGAGTGAGATACGGGAAAGGCATGGTGAGCAAGTTGAAGTTAAAAGTATTGTCATCGACTTTGCAAAGTTCAGCGGGGAGGAGATAGCGGCATTTATAAAGGAAGGAATAGAAGGGATAGATGTCGGTGTTTTGATTAATAATGTGGGCTTGTCATACCCTTACGCTAGGTTCTTTCATGAGGTTGACTTGGAGTTGATGGGAAGTGTCATGAGAGTGAATATAGAAGGAGCAACTTGGGTCACCAGATCAGTGCTTCCAGGCATGCTTGAGAAGAAAAAAGGGGCAATTATCAACATTTGCTCGGGTTCTGTTCTGCTTCCATCTTACCCATTAGTCACCCTTTACGTTGCTGCCAAAGCGTAAGTTGCTTGAACTTTTACTGGGTTGAGTTGAATTTCTGTTTTGTCATGAAGTTGCTCAGTTTTCAACTTTTACCGGGTTGAGTTGAATAGGAATTTAATAGTTGCCTGCCTTCTTCAACTCTTGTGATTATGTGTTTTTTGGAGAGAAATGCAAGCTGGGAACCACGAAAACTGGTTTCCGGCCCATAACTTGTGGCAGAGCCTGGGGTCCCATGGTGATGCACACAATTTGGTTCACTTAGTCGATAGTATGAAAGTTCCACTATGAATTTCTGCTGTTTCTTACAGGTACATAGCAATGCTGTCAAAATCTCTTAATTTGGAGTATCAGCAATATGGAATCGCTGTTCAGTGCCAGGTATAACATTCTTCCTTTGACCAAAAAggggaaagaaatgaaaacagtttgaatttacaataatatatattatattgtgAGATCCTAAGTTGGTTCGGTAGAAAAATCCATATGTAGATGCACTACTAAACTATATGAGTCCAGACCCAAAGGAGAAAAGAGGAACAGAATTTATATGGAATGGGGGGACCATTACAAATGGTGTTAGAGGTAGCCCTGGCCTGAACGCATGTTGGAATTTGTTCATTTGATCATGCCCTCATGTTGGAATTTATTCATTTGGTCATGCAAAGAGGTACCCATCCACTTAACTCTGCAATCTAATATATTACAACTACCATGGATATGGTAaaaatttactatttatataGGATAATTATGATATCTCACCTTAGTCGaggtaaaaaaattttatataggaTAATTATAATATCTCACATTAGTCGAGATAAAAAGTTTATATCAGTTTATATATCATGGATTagtataaaaacatatttgacaatagTTATAGGAAgcctttttagtatttttaatacttgaaattttttatcatttaagtgtcagaaatattataaacgttttttaaaatcactcctAAATATATTCTAATTCTACAATCTAATATAATACAATATagatatgatataaatttattatctatataggaataattataatatttcacaTTAGTTGAAGAGATAAGTTTATAttataaatgcattttaaaattatgtggTCCTAAGTGGGTGGTGTAAGTGTCACCAGGTCAAAAACTTTAAAAacccattatttattttaataaaaattatattaacacCTTCCAAAGTTATAGATATATTACAACATGGCTTTTATACATATTCTTGTACCACCTCTTTAACCACATTTAGCAATGTATATTATTGACTATTAATTAATTACGATGTCATTGctaaaaaatttgcaaaaatgCCTAAAATACCTTTTAAGCTTGTTAATTaatcttcattaaaaaaaaattactattttttttataaaaaaaactaattattctaataatttttttaaaaaaaaacagtcttaaaattaattattattaatttaatttaataaaaaaaatgtcttcaaAATTTCATCTTATCTTCATCTAGTTCATTAATcatactttattttttcattctttaaatgtaaaatattttattttattaaaaaccactaatccaaaataaacataaagtatataaacatcaaataattattaattgatataGAATTATTACTAATCACATTTGAATCattcttcttttatctttttgtattccaatttatacaaaaaatcaaataaacctTCCCATacaaccctaaccctaaaaatCATTTATCTTTTTACCTTAAAAACCCACAATACATTATCATCaatccttatcttcttcactcTCAAATAACCCAACAAATTCTAACCCGAGACCCTTctcttttttcatcttaaaaacCCAATAAACCCTAATATTAGCAtcgtgaaatttaaaaattttccccAAATTTCATCCTTCTATAGTACACTACAATATCTTAACAAACTTCATGATATATCAAAAGATTTAAAGTGGTGTTTGtgttttagttaaataaaaaaaatcaaaatattttgactttttttattgaattaagaGTAACCTCTtaatatcaaccaatataattacagtaaatttattattaatagatttaatttagttatattggttgatatcaacTAGTtattaactgaatagaaaagtttaaatattttaactttttttgttcaatgtaaAAACAAGCACCACCATGCTAGTAGATTAACAAGCTTGAATCTTCACAATGGTTGCAC is a genomic window of Vitis riparia cultivar Riparia Gloire de Montpellier isolate 1030 chromosome 1, EGFV_Vit.rip_1.0, whole genome shotgun sequence containing:
- the LOC117925182 gene encoding very-long-chain 3-oxoacyl-CoA reductase 1-like, with product MELPDFVLMAASIVGFIAICKPLVGLVKWVWAMFLRPPKNLKEYGSWALVTGSTDGIGKAMAFELASKGLSLVLVGRNPSKLKAVSSEIRERHGEQVEVKSIVIDFAKFSGEEIAAFIKEGIEGIDVGVLINNVGLSYPYARFFHEVDLELMGSVMRVNIEGATWVTRSVLPGMLEKKKGAIINICSGSVLLPSYPLVTLYVAAKAYIAMLSKSLNLEYQQYGIAVQCQFPLFVATKMIFTKRSSFFVPSPETFSKASIRWFGYEHVCVPYWPHCVQWCLLRLLPNALWDWCVLRHFLGVRKRGLVNAYKKNGVNQKNP